In the Ursus arctos isolate Adak ecotype North America unplaced genomic scaffold, UrsArc2.0 scaffold_30, whole genome shotgun sequence genome, aaggcagacgcaggTGACCTGAGCAGCCCGAGTCCCCAGGCTGACGTGTGACAGGACACACACAGTCAGACCCATGCCTGGCACGGAGGTCGCGTGCATGCCAGGCCCGGCGAGAGGCTCACACACCCACTGTGAGTTTTGGACCCACCAGCCAAGCCAGGGGACGCCACTGAATCGGAGAGCGCCTGCCCAGCAGCGTCCCCCTCAGGCCTGGCGTCCCTGACCCGAACCCAgcaggtgggcagagggctgAACCACGTGGCCAAGCTGGCCGATGACCTTGCTTGGATGAGAAGGAACaacagcaaacatttttaaaaattgtgttcagGAAAGTAAAAccaaggtggggggagagggagcataTTCAACTCTGTGGGCCCACCTTGCCCTTGGAGCCTCAGGTTCCCCCCGTGAGCAGAAGAGAACCCCGTTTCTTAGTGATCTGCTCCGAGGCTCCCAGAGGTGCGTTTCCTACCTGCTGCTCAGCTCCCTACAGAAGCGGTGACCACGGCGGGCGGTGGTCTGAGGAGCCGTGCTGTCGCTGGGGCGGTGCGCAGCTTGTCACCTTCTTTCCAGGCTGTCTGGCCCCCTCATCCGCAGCCCGGCTGCGGGAACACCGAAAGGAGGGGCTTGTCAGGAGGCCTTTCAGCAGCAGCCTAGCTCCTGCCCGGCCCAAGGACTCTCCAGAAGACTCTACAGCCTATTCAACTGCAGGCAGAGTGGGTCCGGCAGGATGCCTGCGGTAATTATGAGACCTGCATCGGCGACATCACCGGGAGGCCGGGCGGAAGGCACAAGAAGACACCTCATCCCTTCTAGCTCAGTGTCAGCAGGCCAATAGGTCCCCATACTTGCAAGGGCTTAGTCAGGCCGACGCCGGGAAAGCAGGGGTTAAACGCCCAACTCTCCAGCCTGGTCCAGGTGCCCTGCACCTCCTTACCTGGTTCTTTGCTTCCTGAAGCCTGGGTCCCACGAAAAACACTGAGAAGGAATCCTTTTGTCCCTGGGGGTGACGTCAGTGTTTCCGTTGGCTGGTGGGACCGTCATGCATGTCTGAACCTCAGAGGTGACGACTCGCTTGGCTCTTCTGTGCAAGGCACCCCGAAGGAGCTGTGTCCACGGTATCTGGACGCTCAGTCCGGCGCGCAGAGGCGCTggctgccagctctccacctgtgggTGTTCAGCCAATCCCGACCCTTGAGGGCTGCGGGAGGCTTAGCTCAAGCAGGCTCAGCCTGCAAGGGCCTGTGGTCAGAGCATGGCCGTCCGAGTCCGTGCCCGGGAGGGGCTCTGCAGCCGCAGGACATCGGGGCCCTCCTGTCCGAGACCCCGCCCCgcatccccccagcccctgcctcttgGACAGAAGGGTGGAAGTATGTTGCCAGGCCTCACAGAGTGTTAGAGCTGAAGGGGGATCCTAAAGGCAAGAGAACTTGTcacttattaagcacctactgcatgccaggcaAGAGAACTTGTcacttattaagcacctactgcaTGCATGTCACTTATTAAGCACCTAAGATGATTTCTAATCCTCTCGCACATGCTCGAGAGAGGCACTGTTATGGTCGTCGGCCTCCATGGGGGCCAAGGGGCTGCGGAGAGGCCGCACAGTGTGGTCAGGGGCACAATCCCAGCCCCATCACTTTCCAGCTGGGGCATCGCGCTGATTTCTTAAGCTCTGCGTGTCTCAGCGTCCTCGTTTGCCCGACGGGGAAGCTACTCGCAGCGGCCAGTGCATAGGGTGCTAGTGGGCTACCGTGCACGCAGAGTGCTCCCCACAGTGCCTCGCACCCAGGGGATCCTGTGCGAGGGGCTGCTCTCCTCGTGAAGAAGTGCTCCCAGCCGGCAACAGTCCCAAGGCCGGAAATCCAGGCTCTGCAGCCCCAGTGCCATGTTCCTCGTTGTACATGTCAGGATGCGcgtgctggggagggggtgtgggggaaagCACTTTTCCAAGATCAGCCAGCTGCTGTGTGACTGTCCCAGAGCTGGCAGCTGTTTGTCACCAGCCCCAGCGTGGCGTCCACTGCCCAAAACACTGCCTCCCTTTGGCACTGAAGTAACCGCTGCAGGGTCCCTTTGACCTCTGGGAGACGCCGGCAAATGCAGGAGTAACCGTGTCGGTGGCTGTGGGGCCCCACGTGCTGGACGGGCAGTTCACACCCTCCGCCGCCCGCGTTCCTGTCACCTCCCAGCGGCCCCAAGCCCACCAGTGATGGAAACGCGCGACCAGGTGCCTTCTCACCTGTAATCTGCTCGGGGCTCCGGGAGTTCTACTGACTTACCCATTTTATCTGAAATACACATCGAAGACTGACCTTCTGTCTTTTCACTCTGCTCTCCAACACAAGGTTTCATGGCCTTTTCAAAAAGCACGGAAACGGAGATCCTGCGTCATGTAAACCCCAGACGCACCGAGGATCATCTCGGCAGGAAGCAGAGCCAAAGGAGACGTGATGGGGATGCAAGCACTTTATTACTCCCtgtgcttccctctccctcccgctcccgTCTCCCTCCGTGAAGCTGCACACAGACGTGTTACAACGGACCCAGCTTTCCGCCCAGCTGCAAAGGGTGAATCACAGACAAGCGAGCGCCCCGTGGAAAGGGGGTGATGTTGCTCAGGGAAGCCTGGTCTCAAGCGTCATCATCTCCGGcagcccctgcagccccctcACTCAGGTCAGGTCCGGTCCCTCCTGCCCGCCCCAGTCCAGCGGCTGATGGAGCCATCGGGCCGCGGGGGCTCCCGTGGCCCCGGGCCCAGTGCCGAGTGCCTTTCAGGGGTCCAGCCAAGGGCTCTATGATGTCACCCTGCGCCTCCGCAGGTGTCCAGTCACTGGGACTTGTGCTGGTCCTCTGCTCACTGTCTGTGCAGAGTGACGTCGCCGCTGGTCCAGAGTGGCAGACGTACCTGGGCTTGGGGGCGGCCTGTGTCAGtccagctgggaggagaggggaggagggctggcagGAAAAATGGGACAAAGGGAGCTGCACAAAGGTGGGCGGAATCACCTGGAACGGGGAagtggcagagcacagaggggccGGAGGGACGCAGGGAGCAAGGCCGGTCCCAGGTCCCCACAGCACAGCCAGTGGCCTGGTGTGGGGCCCAGCGCCAGGCCCGGCCCCTCACTTGGACACCAGCATGTGGACGAACTCCTCGTAGTTCACCTGCCCGTCCCCGTCCACGTCGGCGGCCCGGATCATCTCGTCCACCTCCTCGTCACTCAGCTTCTCCCCCAGCCGGGTCATCACGTGCCGCAGCTCGGCCGCACTCACCAGGCCATTGCCGTCCTTGTCGAAGACACGGAAGGCTTCGCGGATCTGCTCCTCGCTGTCCCTGCCCTTCAGCTGCCTGGCCATCATGCCCAGGAACTCGGGGAAGTCCACGGAGCCGTTGCCGTCCCGGTCGATCTCGCCCACCATGTCACGCAGCTCGGCCTCCGTGGGGTTCTGGCCCAGGGAGCGCATGACGGTGCCCAGCTCCTGGGTGGTGATGACGCCATCCCCGTCCTTGTCAAACAGGCAGAAGGCCTCCTTGAACTCGGCCACCTGTTCCTCGCTCAGCTGGTCGGCCATGGAAGGTGGGCGCCGTGGGCtccggtggtggtggtggcggccgGCGGAGGAGCAGGACAGGTGGTGGTGAGCGGGCGCCGGCTGGCTGGCCGTGTGGCCCGGGCTTGACTGGCGGGCGCTTAAGAAGGAGCCGGGCTCTCGCTCACATGCAGGCTCCCCGCCCTGTGGTTGCCCCAGGCCGGGTGCTGTTGGAACAGGAGTCCGGCACCCAGAACGAGGCTGGCCTGGGGTTGAGCTGACGCCAGTGccggggtgtgtgcgtgtgtgcgtgcgtgtgtgtgtgtgcgcgtgtgtgtgtgcgcgcgtgtgtgtgcgtgtgtgcgtgcgtgcgtctgtgtgtgtgaaCGGCTCCCCGCCCACCGCACTGGGAGCCGGCAGGAACCCCCCAGAGGACACCCACAGGGAGGGCGGCCTGCCCAGCCCGCCGGAGACTGGTTCGGGCTGTTCCTCCTGGAACCGCCCGGTCCTGTCTTCAGACCCCACgctccacagagcagccagcttCCCTTCGGCGGAGGCTCGGGCCAGGATGAAAGGCAGAAGTGGCCTTTGCCTGAAGGGAACTTCCTCCCGTGTCTTTGCTTTCCAAAGCCTGAAAGCCTCCGGGTTCCCAAGAGGGTTTTCCGAGAAGGAGCAAGGTTCTCTTCTCCAGGGCGAAGCAGATTGTCTTCTTATCTTCAGAAGAAACATGAATGGAGATGTATTTCATTCCAACTCATTCATTCCTATGTATATACTGAGGGCCTACTCTGTTCAGGGACTGTTCTAGAAGCTAGGATTAGAGCCACAAATGAGACAGGCAACTCCCAGTCCTCTAGAAGCTTCTCTCCCCTCCAAGAGACGGCTAGCTAGTGAGTAAACTAACAGGTGAGATACTTGGATATTGGACGAATGCCATGAAGGAAATTGAAGGGTGCTGGTGGGGAGAACACAAGCGGGTGGCTTCCACGGTCAtggtcagggaagccttcctcGAGGTGGCACGTGAAGGTGACCTGAGGGGAGAAGGTGCTGTCCAGGCAGGGAGGCTAAGCAGGCTCAAAGCCCACAGGTGGAGAGGGCTTGGCATGGCCAAGGGACAGAGAGGTGGCCTGCGAGGCTGCAGCCTGACGGGGGCGGGGAGACAAGGACATGAGGAAGGGCACACAaacaggaggaggtggggggggatttACGGTTTACTCTGTGATTGACGAGAAGATTCGCAAAGGCAGGTCTGAAAGTCTGGTCCCCTTGTTTTGGGGTAGCAAAGCAGAAGAAAGTGGTGTTTTTAAGAGGAGATATTCTCAAGAAGGCTATTCCCGGGAGCCTGGGAAAACGACCACCCAAATGAGTGAGAAGAGGTGGCTTTGCCTgcaggaatccatgaaaatccCAACTGGGAGAGACCCCGGAGAACCACCAGGATACTGCAGGACAAAGCTGGAAGACGGCCACGACCTGACTTCCAGACTCACTGTAAGCCCACAGGAATCAAGATGGCATGGTTGCCCAAGAATGGTTCGAAGGAACAGAAGCGTAGAGGGCCCAGAGATAGACCCACACGACACAGTcgactgatctttgacaaaggaacaataagagggagaaaagatagtcttttcaacaaattatgcTGGAACAACGGGACATCCCTGTGCGGTGAATCTAGACACAGAGCTTATACCCGTCccaaaaagtaactcaaaatggatcacagacaaaacataaaatgcaaaactataaaacccgCAGATGATGACAGAGAGAGTCTGAACGACCTTGGGCTTGGCAATGAGACCAGAGCATCCAGTTTGGGTCTGGGTTGGGTTTAGATAGGATATCCAAGGCCTGacccatgaaagaaagaattgataaattggatgctatggtctgaatgtgccccccccccgcaaatTCATAAGCCAAAATCTCACCCCCAGAGGGATGTACATATGAGATCATACAAGGGCAGCCGCAGGAGACAGGCGACACCACCAGACGCAGGGGAGGAAGTGGCACGCTGTCCTGGAGAACCAGGGGCTAGCATCACGGGAGAGCGCGTGCCTGGGACGGTTCCCCGATGGACGCGTACAGTCTGGTCTTGCTTCCTGCCTACTTCCCCCGCAAGGGGTACGTGGCCGATGGGTGTCTGCAGGTTTCTGGATTATGGCATCGTGGTCCAACATTCAGCCCTCGCCCTAAGCGTGTTCTTCAAAAAGGCGCATTGAAAGAGAGCTCAGTAAGGATTTTAAACAGAGTTACTCATGACTCACAAAGGAGAGAGCTGGGATGGGCTACACTGTGGCGTCTCGCTAGCTAGGAACCTGGCGCTTTGTTCACGGGCCTCTGCAACTCTCTCCCCGCAGCCTTCCCCAAGAACAGAGTTTGGATCTTCAGACCCACCTAAACATTTAAAGGGattgaggaccccaaagagctcTCATTTATGTGGGCTGCACCTATCCGTACTTACTGGATTTGCAATCACCACTGGAAAAACAttaaatgttgaaatatattttctctatttatcGGCAACTTAAAGAAAACAGACGTAAAAAACTCACGTTAACATAAATAATATCGTTTTCTGAAAAATAACTAcgtttccaaaacaaacaaaaaaaggagatgAGTGGCAcctaataaaaatagttttgcaCGTATCTTCCTATGCCCGGTTTTGTAGAAGCATGTTTGCTTCTGCTGCCCTGGATTTGTGGGGTAACCCGGCTTCACACAGATACGCAGGTGGAAAAGGAGAGAACGTGTAAAATGACTCTCTCAGGTATTGGTGGGTGTTCTTTGATACTGTATCAAAATTTGGCAAGTGGGGGTTTCTCAAAGGTTAGCTGTggtgtggaatctgaaaccatgtctgtctgtccgtctACTGtcacattaaaatccattggtcaCTCGCGTGCTTCGTGATTTTGTCACATGATGCATGGGTCATTTGGACGATGTTGGTTCACCGAGTTCTACAAATCTTCTGCATGTTGAGCCATtgcaaatgtaatttaattttttaaaagattttatttatttatttattattattatttttaaagattttatttatttatttgacagagacagagacagccagcgagagagggaacacaagcagggggagtgggagaggaagaagcaggctcccagcggagaagcctcatgtgggacttgatcccaggactccaggatcacgccctgagccaaaggcagacccttaaccgctgtgccacccaggcgccccaagattttatttatttgagagagagagagagagagagagcacgagaggggggagcagccaagggagaagcagactccctgctgagcagggagcctgatgtgggacttgatcctgggactccaggatcatgacctgagccgagggcagttgcttcaccaactaagccccccaggcgcccctgcaaatataatttaaaaagtcactttcattcATTATCGCCACCAATCCTATTAGAAAAGTATCAGAAAGTCTCAAGCTCTCAGTGGCACATACGGAATTTCCAAAATTCTAGTTTTCATTTGAAAGCTCAGCTATTAGCAGTGACAGCAGATGTTGTCGGTTGTTTTTCCTGAAGCGACAGGCTCGCTTCATCCATTTTTGAAAACGTGTCTGCCAGATACCCAGTCTGAGTGACCACACTTGTCCTATCAGCCGTTCTTTCCGGTAAAAACAGCAGTCCACAGACAAGGCGCACCCCGTTACTCGTGGGCTCACATGGTGCTTCTCCTACGGCAACCGCTGTTTCTCCGCGTCCAGCAGCATATTAGACACGCGCATGCAAgggtggaaatttaaaaaaattatgtcacTACTCCAAGAACATTCTTACATGAaatggctttttggttttttttcagttGAGACTCTGTGGCAGCAAAGAGTATAACGACTGTTAGTACCCATGCTAAGGGGCTGCTGATTTCACGCACCATTGCTTTGGCCTCACTGCAAGATGTTAACACAGTGAAAAAGGCGAATAACGTCTTGGTATTGTTAGGAGAATCGTTTTGACCTCCCAGACCCCCTGAAAGGGTATTGGGAGCGCCCGGATCCTTGAAACGCTCTTGGAGGACCACGCCGGTGGAGTGTTGAGAACCGAGTCTGAACCGAGTGTAGTACTCCCTGGGCTGGAGGTGAGAGGTACCGAGGACGCTGGAATCTTGGCAGGGACGGTGTTGACCCTACAGAATACAGTATTAATGAAGACCCCGGCCCACCCCAATCATTCACGAGGACATCCATCAAAGGGACTGCTTGCTTCAGCCGCTTCCTTTGAAGAGTAGAGGACCCGAGGTACTGTTCTACCTGGATTGGTGTCATGGTACTTTCTGTTAAAAAGAGTTCATGCCGCACCCTTGGGGATCTGCTTCTGCTACTGGGGGCTCTGAAGATACACGTCAGGATTCCCCAGGCTTGTCAACCCTCCCATGCCTGTGCCCTACGAGAATACGTGTGGCTGAGAGTGGCCGTGAGAacgtctctctttctctggattAAGCCATTCACCAGCCCTAACAGTTGCTCACCAACCAGCCCCCCGTCTGAATAGAAACACCTTGTCTCAAGGTGTTCAGGCCGCTACAACCAAATGCCACGAACTTGGCTGGCTTCCAGACTCGGTGCACAACCCAGCTCTTGGAAGGACTTTTTCCCAGTCTGTGTGAATCACCCAGGTCCCTTCGGGCTGTCCCGGGCTGGGCTGCCCTGGAGTTTGACTTCAGGGAGGAGTTTGAGTTCTCGCTCTGGATCAGAGCTCTGAGCTGTTTGATGGAAATCTGATAGGAACCGAATGACATCATGGTTCAGGAGGCTGGTGCGGGACGTGAGAACACCTTTCCCAGAGTTTGCAGGGCACCGTGTGTTACCTCCTGCTGGGTCATAAAGGGAAGGAGTGGCTCGTTTTTTATGATTGGAGGCCTCACCTGCAGAATGAAGGTCACGGGGGACAGGGGAAGTAAACAATAGACTGTTTGGAAAGTTCCTTGGATCTTCTTGGGTCAGTGTGTCCTCATgtcagctccccctgcttttacTGGGCGGCAGGTCTAGGAGGGCTGCCTCCAGGGGAGCATTCCCCCAACCCCACGCTGACGCCCCCGCTCGGCATCTTCAAGCTCCTTGGCGGCTTGACTGCAGAGGCCAGCCGCTCTGGGGACTTTGGACACCTTGCACAGTCCATGTATGCAGGAGGCAACAGGAGGGACACAACGTGACTTGTATTTAATTACTGATTAAATCAGGATTAAATGATCACcccaaacaaaagcaaattagTACAAAATCCCACAATAAAAACAgccagacaaatgaaaatatcttctcaGACTTCCTGTTTTCCTGGGaaaagggtgatttttttttttaatgacacctGCTGGGATTGGTGACTTAGCCCGGGTCACTCGCCGTGCTCACTGGTGCCTCCCCTGAACTTCCGGGCAGGTGAAGGGGTCCTGCACTGGCCTTGGGGAAggcagggtggaggagggcagagcagggtTCTGAAAGGGCTCCTTTGTGTGACCCACGGCCTTTCAAATATGATATTTgatgtggtttttaaattttcaaatttttattaaaaatttttttatagttgatgttttgaaaaaagaattgACCAGCAGAAAATATTAAACGAGGTGATGTCGCTGAGGGGCTAGAACTCCATTGAACAAATCTGTTGGTGCCCAGCTGCATTTGATCAGGGGCTAAGCGGGTTACTTTAAGCCCCCGCAACCACCGGGGTGTGGTAATTACCTTCCAGAGAACAAGCTACTCTGCCCTGAGGGCTACACAGCtccctgagaggcaggaagagcgTTTGTTCCAAGTTCCAAGCCTTTGAAGTTTATGATTGTGATGAAACCTTTTCATTCCATGCCGAAAGCCACATGTGTGTGAGCTTGGGTTTGCGTGGGGCTCAAGCGTCCACGTGAGCACATGCGAGCGGTGTGGAGAAAGCAGGCGTATTTGGGGTACGGGCTCCGTACCCGGGTAAGCCATGTGAAGGAGGCAAAGGGGTTCAGCAAAGGGCAGAACCCCCTTTGGAGGTCATTCACCCAGCAGCTTTAGACTTGCTTGTTGAATCCCTTGGAGTCTGCAAAGGTCCTTCCAGAGATTTGTGGTGAGTGACAGAAGGCGACACGGAGGACCCGGGGTGcctggcctccttccctccccccactgccaaCTAGTAAAACCCTGCTTTTAACTGCTTCATATGTGTTGGGCAAGTTGCAACACTCATGGCTCAGggtcctcttctgtaaaatgggtacaacAGTAGCATAGGGCACCACGGATTAATTCATGCGGGGGTTCAGACCCACGGCTGGAACAGTCACTGAGCTCAGGAAAGGTTAACAATCACTTACCATCCGAGGaagatttcatttgaaacatGGCTTCCGTCGCTAATGATTTCTGAAAGACACCCTCTAGTCTAAACCCCTTGTTTGCCAGACAAGGACATCGTAACCCAACAAACTTAAGTCTTTACCCAGGACTAGGCACTTAGTGAGCCGCGAAAATAGGCCTGGCAGGAGGGTCACCTGGCTCTTTGGGCTGCAAGGAACAGGGCCGAGGGGCATTGCCACCTACTAAGGGAATCTGCCCTCAGCCTCAAGTCCCTGGAAGGCATGGAGAGTATTTTGTTCACTGGAAACTCTCCGAGTCCCCACAGCCCCCACACATAACGGGCATTCGAGAGACATCTGCTGAGGGGACGACGAAGGCTTTGATCAAGGTCAGCTGGCTGGGGCAGAACGCAGGTTTTCTGGGAAGCAGAAGGTGGTGGAAGCCTTGGTCCCAGGGTAGTGCCTCGTGTGTGGTaggggggatggggcaggagggCTCGTGACGCAGGTGTCATCGACTGCGGACGGAGGTCCAGCGTCTCAGAGTGAACCGAGACTCTCGAGGTCCAGTCCTGACTCAGCGGGCCACCGACATCGAACCTGGTGGTGTTTCTGTGTACGCATTTCTGCATTTGTATGGGGAAGAGAACACACAGCGGCTGACCTCATCTCTGAAGGAATATGGGGGTGACCCAAGCACCTGACCCAGGACCAAGCATTGCATGCCTGGAGGAGACCAAATTTGGTGACTTGGAGAAGGGAAGGGTCGGTCCTAGGAAAGGAGCCTTgttcaggagaaggaaggggtggagggagcgGGCGTGGTGTGGCCCAAGGGAACCCCATGAGAAGTCCAAGGGCAAAGGAAGGAGTGACTGGGGAGTGCTCAGTTCTGAGTTTTCCCCTGTGGGGTGCTTGAGGGCGGGCCATGGGAGAGCTCAGTGGGTTAGGGAGAAGGAGGCCTCTGCAGAGGCCTGGCAGGCGGGTGGGGGGTGAGCCCAGCATAGGGTCTGCCCCTGGGGACCCCCAACTTCCCCTGAGCCCCTGCTCTGAGTTCCTGGCAAAGAAGGGGTAGAAGCTGGGGCCGCTATTTTCACTAAGGTGCCAGCGGAGACCAGCCTCTGCACCATCTCTGTGTCTCAATCTGCAGCTCCAGGGAGCAGCGGCTCTGGCTCCCTGAGAGGTCGGGGTCTCAGCTGCACCTGACCCCCAGATCTGACTGGGAGGACGACCCTGTGAAGGAGGGCGTGGGGCAGGCGCTGTTTCCATACCGGGCCGGGAAGGAGATGGCAGACCCAGGATGTGGGGAGGGCTAGGGGGGGCCCTTCACGTGGGCTCCATGCTGCTCGCTCCACCGCCCCAACTCCTTTCCACAATGAAATAGGGAGCTGCCAAACTATGGCCTCTCtctcatctatttatctatcatctatccattatctatcaatcatctatcatctattatcgataggtctgtctgtctgtctagtAAACCCGGAGGAAGGAATTTCAAATGCATCACAGGGAAGAGCtggagaaaacaaacacacaaaatgacCGTGAGCCCAAATACTGAGAACTGGTCACATCACTGTAGTCCTCAAAGAAGGTCGTTTCACGGTAAATGATGACAGCTTGGAAGACACTCAAGAAAGGGAAATGGGCCAGTATAAAGGCAGCATGTATGTGCGAGAAACAGAGAGTAACGTGTCAAAAAGCCAGACATCTGCTCTCTGATCGTGCACGGAATAGAGTCAGTCTGGAGGGTGCAGCCCGtgtgctgggaggggcagggcgaGTGTGAGCAGAGCTCCCACGAGAAAGCAGAAGGTTCCCGATGCTGTAgtaagagggggtgggggtggagaggaagccCTGCTGTCTTTTCAAGATGCCAGAAAGTAGTCagatatactaaaaaaaaaaaagtaaagaaagctcTTAAGAAAGAGTTAAAGTCtagagatctttaaaaaacaaatcattgttggggacgcctgggtgtctcagtcactcaagtgtctgccttcagctcaggtcatgatctcagggtcctgggatcgagtcccgcatcaggctccttgttcagtggggagcctgcttctccctctgcctgctgctcccctgcttgtgctctctctctctgacaaataaatagtaacatcttaaaaaaaaaaaccctcaaaaacccCACAAATCATTGTTCCACGTGTTAATGTTCCAGATGAAGACTCTGGAATAAAAGTAGGGGGGATTTAAAGCCCCAGTAAAGAGATGGCATAGCCACAGATGAGGTTACTGAGGGACAGAGAAAGTCAAGCAAGAATCAGGACAGCTTGTCCCAGAACGTTCCAGAAAATAGGAGGAGAATGGTGGACATAGGTAAATACAGTTTAGTGGAGGTGATGCTG is a window encoding:
- the LOC113241128 gene encoding calmodulin-like protein 3, coding for MADQLSEEQVAEFKEAFCLFDKDGDGVITTQELGTVMRSLGQNPTEAELRDMVGEIDRDGNGSVDFPEFLGMMARQLKGRDSEEQIREAFRVFDKDGNGLVSAAELRHVMTRLGEKLSDEEVDEMIRAADVDGDGQVNYEEFVHMLVSK